One Synergistaceae bacterium DNA window includes the following coding sequences:
- a CDS encoding NAD(P)-dependent oxidoreductase — translation MKLAVVCANGKAGSLIVDEAVSRGLDVTAIVRGQNKTKAQHAVIKDILDLKAEDLKGFDVVVDAFGAWTPDTLPLHSKSLKVLCDALSGSETRLLVVGGAGSLYVNPEHTVQLYQTPEFPDAFKPLATAQAKALDELRKRDDVRWTFVSPAGDFQADGGRTGKYILAGEELTLNAKGESIISYADYAIAMVDEAVKGNHIKQRISVVRE, via the coding sequence ATGAAACTCGCAGTTGTATGCGCAAACGGCAAAGCAGGAAGCCTCATAGTCGACGAGGCAGTGAGCAGAGGCCTCGACGTTACGGCAATTGTTCGCGGACAGAACAAGACCAAAGCACAGCACGCAGTCATCAAGGACATTCTTGACCTCAAGGCGGAAGACCTCAAGGGCTTTGACGTTGTGGTTGATGCGTTCGGGGCATGGACACCCGACACACTGCCTCTGCACAGCAAGAGCCTTAAGGTTCTGTGCGACGCTCTCTCGGGAAGCGAAACTCGCCTTCTCGTCGTCGGAGGAGCAGGAAGCCTCTACGTCAACCCTGAACACACAGTGCAGCTCTACCAGACCCCAGAATTTCCCGACGCGTTCAAGCCTCTTGCGACGGCTCAGGCAAAGGCACTCGACGAACTCCGCAAGCGTGATGACGTGCGCTGGACGTTCGTGAGTCCTGCGGGGGACTTTCAGGCGGACGGCGGGAGAACAGGCAAGTACATTCTTGCTGGCGAAGAGCTGACCCTCAACGCGAAGGGCGAGAGCATCATCAGCTATGCGGACTACGCTATAGCGATGGTTGACGAGGCAGTGAAAGGAAATCACATCAAGCAGAGAATTTCTGT